The Oncorhynchus nerka isolate Pitt River linkage group LG24, Oner_Uvic_2.0, whole genome shotgun sequence genome has a window encoding:
- the LOC115108104 gene encoding MOB kinase activator 3C-like, producing the protein MALCLGQVFSKDKTFRPRKRFEPGTQRFELYKKAQASLKSGLDLRKVVQLPEGENINDWIAVHVVDFFNRINLIYGTVSEFCTERTCPIMSGGLRYEYRWQDGDDYKKPTKLPALKYMNLLMDWIETNINNENIFPTRVGVPFPKNFQQVCKKILSRLFRVFVHVYIHHFDSICSMGAEAHINTCYKHYYYFISEFSLIEHSELEPLRAMTEKICN; encoded by the exons ATGGCGCTCTGTCTCGGACAAGTCTTCAGCAAAGACAAAACGTTTAGGCCTCGGAAGCGCTTTGAGCCTGGCACACAGCGGTTTGAGCTGTACAAGAAGGCCCAGGCCTCTCTGAAGTCCGGCCTGGACCTGAGGAAAGTGGTCCAGCTTCCCGAAGGAGAGAACATCAACGACTGGATCGCCGTGCACGTGGTGGACTTCTTCAACCGGATCAACCTGATCTACGGCACGGTCAGCGAGTTCTGCACCGAGCGCACCTGCCCCATCATGTCCGGGGGCCTGCGCTACGAGTACCGGTGGCAGGACGGAGACGACTACAAGAAGCCCACCAAGCTGCCCGCCTTGAAGTACATGAACCTTCTGATGGACTGGATAGAGACGAACATCAACAACGAGAACATCTTCCCCACGAGAGTAG GTGTTCCTTTCCCTAAGAACTTCCAGCAGGTGTGTAAGAAGATCCTGAGCCGTCTCTTCCGGGTCTTTGTGCACGTCTACATCCACCACTTTGACAGCATCTGCAGTATGGGCGCTGAGGCCCACATCAATACCTGCTACAAACACTACTATTATTTCATCTCTGAGTTCAGCCTCATCGAGCACTCTGAACTGGAGCCCCTG AGAGCAATGACAGAGAAGATCTGTAACTAA